Proteins encoded within one genomic window of Cucumis sativus cultivar 9930 chromosome 3, Cucumber_9930_V3, whole genome shotgun sequence:
- the LOC101209230 gene encoding calcium-binding protein KRP1, with protein MAFSAEKSGFEDWLPTMAERLGGEGLIGELCNGFNLLMNREKGVIDFESLKRNAAALGLGDLSDEDLRSMLREGDFDGDGALNQMEFCVLMFRLSPELMEESWFLLEEALHQEFKDFC; from the coding sequence ATGGCATTTTCCGCTGAGAAATCAGGATTCGAGGACTGGCTGCCCACGATGGCAGAGAGGCTGGGCGGGGAGGGCCTCATCGGGGAGCTGTGCAATGGATTCAATCTTCTGATGAATAGAGAGAAGGGAGTGATTGATTTCGAGAGCCTGAAGAGGAACGCTGCGGCGCTAGGGCTGGGGGATCTAAGCGATGAGGATCTGAGATCAATGTTGAGAGAAGGGGATTTTGATGGTGATGGTGCTCTTAATCAGATGGAGTTTTGTGTTCTTATGTTTAGATTGAGCCCTGAATTGATGGAAGAATCGTGGTTCTTGCTTGAGGAAGCTCTACATCAAGAATTCAAGGATTTTTGttga